One genomic segment of Luteimonas galliterrae includes these proteins:
- a CDS encoding M56 family metallopeptidase → MNLLAPSFVSTLGWALVHFLWQGLAIGLAAAVALMLLRNARPQARYAVACAALALCLLLPALAIVRGLGADETAVATSTIAQAAATPVAHPTIVGLSSWQWTLQIRLPWIVAIWSLGAALLALRMAVGLAWVNRLRRACEGAVDPSWQARLDGLAAKFGLRKRVALRVVGDLESPIAAGWWRPVVLVPAALIARMPPELLEALLAHELAHIRRHDYLVNLAQSAIEALLFYHPVVWWLSKRIRVERECIADDLAAQAIGEPRRMALALQRLDLLLSSRPPSGGRLPTYQPAHAANGDKLMSRIQRLVRPGQHTLSWKIALPILGLSAICITVFAQSNVQALETSSRSDAYALVRNGHESMTVSGTTRDIRAADKAKRSVQGDFLWFRRGDEAYVVQDAAILAKVSEAWKPTEALGAKMEALGKQMEAHGKKMDVLSGQMQAASDSGQPADAELQKIAAKMETLAEQQQAAARQMEKLREQKRSAAADGDLEALERKSDALHAQMDALSAAMDAQSRRLEAAHAPMTAISAQMEEASKPMEALGRQMEALGKQQEKLSRDADRTVRVLIDESLKTGKALPTSKFN, encoded by the coding sequence ATGAACCTGTTGGCGCCTTCGTTCGTGTCGACGCTGGGCTGGGCCCTGGTGCATTTCCTCTGGCAGGGGCTGGCCATAGGCCTGGCAGCGGCGGTTGCATTGATGCTGTTGCGCAACGCGCGGCCGCAAGCGCGGTACGCAGTGGCTTGCGCCGCGCTGGCGTTGTGCCTGCTGTTGCCGGCGCTGGCTATCGTGCGCGGGCTCGGCGCGGACGAAACCGCCGTCGCGACATCGACGATCGCGCAGGCCGCAGCGACGCCCGTAGCGCATCCGACGATCGTCGGCCTGTCGTCGTGGCAGTGGACGTTGCAGATCCGATTGCCGTGGATCGTCGCGATTTGGTCGCTGGGCGCGGCATTGCTGGCATTGCGCATGGCCGTGGGGTTGGCCTGGGTGAATCGCCTCCGGCGCGCCTGCGAAGGCGCCGTCGATCCGTCCTGGCAGGCGAGGCTGGATGGCCTGGCCGCGAAGTTCGGGCTGCGCAAGCGCGTGGCGCTGCGCGTGGTCGGCGATCTGGAAAGTCCGATCGCCGCCGGCTGGTGGCGGCCAGTGGTGCTGGTGCCCGCGGCGCTGATCGCACGGATGCCGCCCGAATTGCTCGAAGCGTTGCTCGCCCACGAGCTGGCGCACATCAGGCGCCACGACTACCTCGTCAACCTGGCCCAGAGCGCCATCGAGGCGCTGCTGTTCTATCACCCGGTCGTGTGGTGGCTGTCAAAGCGGATACGCGTGGAACGCGAATGCATCGCCGACGATCTGGCCGCGCAGGCGATCGGCGAACCCAGGCGCATGGCGCTGGCCTTGCAGCGGCTGGATCTGTTGCTTTCTTCCCGACCGCCATCAGGCGGACGGCTCCCGACTTATCAACCCGCCCACGCGGCGAACGGAGACAAGCTCATGTCGCGCATCCAACGGCTGGTCCGCCCCGGCCAGCACACGCTCAGCTGGAAGATCGCCTTGCCCATCCTCGGGCTGAGCGCGATCTGCATCACCGTTTTCGCCCAGAGCAACGTCCAGGCGCTCGAAACCTCCTCGCGCAGCGATGCGTACGCGCTGGTCCGCAACGGCCACGAGAGCATGACCGTATCGGGCACGACGCGCGATATCCGCGCCGCGGACAAGGCCAAGCGCAGCGTGCAGGGCGACTTCCTATGGTTCCGCCGCGGCGACGAAGCCTATGTGGTCCAGGACGCCGCCATCCTGGCCAAAGTCAGCGAAGCGTGGAAACCCACCGAAGCGCTCGGTGCGAAGATGGAAGCGCTCGGCAAGCAGATGGAAGCGCACGGCAAGAAGATGGACGTCCTGAGCGGCCAGATGCAGGCGGCGAGCGACAGCGGCCAGCCGGCGGACGCCGAGTTGCAGAAGATCGCCGCCAAGATGGAAACCCTGGCCGAGCAGCAACAAGCCGCCGCTCGGCAGATGGAGAAGCTGCGCGAGCAGAAACGCAGCGCGGCCGCCGACGGCGATCTTGAAGCGCTGGAGCGCAAGTCGGATGCCTTGCATGCGCAGATGGATGCGCTCAGCGCCGCCATGGACGCGCAATCCCGGCGCTTGGAGGCTGCGCATGCGCCGATGACGGCCATCAGCGCGCAAATGGAAGAAGCCAGCAAACCGATGGAGGCGTTGGGCCGGCAGATGGAGGCGTTAGGCAAGCAGCAGGAGAAGCTGAGCAGGGATGCCGATCGCACGGTCAGAGTCCTGATCGACGAATCGTTGAAAACCGGCAAGGCCTTGCCGACATCCAAGTTCAACTGA
- a CDS encoding aldo/keto reductase has protein sequence MNSTHFPRRTLGSQGLAVSAIGLGCMGMSDFYGPSEEAANLGVLNHAIDIGVNFLDTADMYGVGENERLLGKVLRTRRDEVVLATKFGNVRAANGDFLRVDGSPEYVAAACDASLQRLGVDHIDLYYQHRVDPNVPIEDTVGAMARLVEAGKVRHLGLSEASGATVRRAAAVHPIAALQSEYSLWTRDVEGDALPVCRELGIGFVAYSPLGRGFLTGAIQQVGQLAVNDWRRQNPRFQAGNIDRNRELVEAVTELAAARGATPAQLALAWLLHRGPDIVPIPGTRRIARLDENAGAARILLNGAELQRIDDVLASHAVAGLRYPEAHMASVNR, from the coding sequence ATGAACAGCACGCATTTCCCCCGTCGCACGCTTGGCAGCCAGGGGCTCGCCGTGTCGGCGATCGGCCTGGGCTGCATGGGCATGTCCGACTTCTACGGCCCCAGCGAAGAAGCCGCCAACCTCGGCGTGCTCAACCACGCGATCGACATCGGCGTGAATTTCCTCGACACCGCCGACATGTACGGCGTCGGCGAGAACGAACGCCTGCTCGGCAAGGTGCTGCGCACGCGCCGCGACGAGGTCGTGCTGGCCACCAAGTTCGGCAACGTCCGCGCCGCCAACGGCGACTTCCTGCGCGTCGACGGCAGCCCCGAATACGTGGCCGCCGCCTGCGATGCGAGCCTGCAGCGGCTCGGCGTGGACCATATCGACCTGTACTACCAACACCGCGTCGATCCGAACGTGCCGATCGAAGACACCGTGGGTGCGATGGCGCGCCTGGTCGAAGCCGGCAAGGTGCGTCACCTGGGCCTGTCGGAAGCTTCCGGCGCCACCGTGCGCCGCGCGGCCGCGGTGCATCCGATCGCCGCACTGCAGAGCGAATACTCGCTGTGGACGCGCGATGTCGAGGGCGACGCCCTGCCCGTCTGCCGCGAACTCGGCATCGGCTTCGTGGCGTACAGTCCGTTGGGACGCGGCTTCCTCACCGGCGCGATCCAGCAGGTCGGCCAACTCGCCGTCAACGACTGGCGCCGCCAGAACCCGCGCTTCCAGGCCGGCAACATCGACCGCAACCGCGAACTGGTCGAGGCCGTGACCGAACTCGCCGCCGCGCGCGGCGCCACGCCCGCCCAGCTCGCGCTGGCCTGGTTGTTGCACCGCGGTCCCGACATCGTGCCGATCCCCGGCACCCGCCGCATCGCGCGCCTGGACGAGAACGCAGGCGCGGCGCGGATCCTGCTCAACGGCGCCGAACTGCAACGCATCGACGACGTGCTGGCCAGCCATGCGGTCGCGGGCTTGCGTTATCCCGAAGCGCATATGGCCTCGGTCAACCGCTGA
- a CDS encoding AraC family transcriptional regulator, whose amino-acid sequence MNDKVSNVVPARAGLEAQQAELADRIARNVPGDGLHDSAVPGLALIRASEPSQPLPTVYHPSVCVVVQGRKRALLGDDVYAYDPLNYLVVSMTLPMVGQIIEASPEKPYLCLRIDIDPALIGDLLVQLGPAVPAQPSGERALFVARTSASLLDAVLRLVRLLDTPDEAAVLAPLALREIHYRVLVGELGQKLRELCEVDGPSQRIARAIELLKTRYAEPLRIDDLAMAAHMSASSLHQRFKAATAMSPLQFQKQLRLQEARRLMLMDGLEAASAGHRVGYESPSQFSREYRRLFGAPPKREIEAMRAAGT is encoded by the coding sequence ATGAACGACAAGGTTTCCAATGTGGTGCCGGCGCGTGCCGGGCTCGAGGCGCAGCAGGCCGAACTGGCCGACCGGATTGCCCGAAACGTGCCCGGCGACGGCCTGCACGACAGCGCCGTGCCCGGATTGGCGCTGATCCGCGCCAGCGAGCCGTCGCAGCCGCTGCCGACCGTATATCACCCCAGCGTTTGCGTGGTGGTGCAGGGCCGCAAGCGTGCGCTGTTGGGCGACGACGTCTATGCGTACGACCCGCTGAACTACCTAGTGGTGTCGATGACGCTGCCGATGGTCGGGCAGATCATCGAGGCTTCGCCGGAAAAACCCTATCTCTGCCTGCGCATCGACATCGACCCTGCGTTGATCGGCGATTTGCTGGTGCAACTGGGTCCTGCCGTGCCGGCGCAGCCGTCCGGAGAGCGTGCGCTGTTCGTGGCGCGCACCAGTGCTTCGCTGCTGGATGCGGTGCTGCGGCTGGTGCGCTTGCTCGACACCCCGGACGAAGCGGCCGTGCTGGCGCCGCTGGCCCTGCGCGAGATCCATTACCGCGTGCTGGTCGGCGAACTCGGCCAAAAACTGCGCGAGCTTTGCGAAGTCGACGGGCCTTCGCAGCGCATCGCGCGCGCCATCGAACTGTTGAAAACGCGCTACGCCGAACCGTTGCGCATCGACGATCTGGCCATGGCTGCGCACATGAGCGCCTCGTCGCTGCACCAGCGCTTCAAGGCGGCTACCGCGATGTCGCCGCTGCAGTTCCAGAAGCAGTTGCGCCTGCAGGAAGCGCGCCGGCTGATGCTGATGGACGGATTGGAGGCGGCCTCCGCCGGGCACCGCGTCGGCTACGAAAGCCCTTCGCAGTTCAGCCGCGAATACCGTCGCCTGTTCGGCGCGCCGCCCAAGCGCGAGATCGAAGCGATGCGTGCAGCCGGCACGTGA
- a CDS encoding autotransporter outer membrane beta-barrel domain-containing protein: MHHFKRRALSVHIDSLLKSGCLIGGLALSAPAPVYAGCDNPAPGSGQTTTCGTAAPNPDPVPVVAAPGSTGVAVNVLAGAGIGVANASGVVIRDQSRVDNAGNISVTAGAFAAIASTGAGNTIDNAAGATIFSQAGPGIVMQNGGTVINDGAIASQTGTGIVFGGTAAGVLINRGTIGGATTGVAFGAGNDRLEMLGGSIAGAVTQGDGTDTLLLNVGTIGSVDQGLGADSAQVDGGTVTGNLQQGSGTDDFVMAGGQIGSLSQGDNIDNFNMTGGRIVGFFEDGDIAHMSDGRIGRVDMKLDNNLFDMSGGTIDGNLVTGFGNDTIILSDGFIGGNISVSGGQDRVTVTGGTVGGEVRVSTGNDIFTWDGGGIIYGAIDLGDGTDTAALSDLTAANMGAVPLLNGGLGADALTFDNVTSSGASRFQNWENVVLGNDTELTFDGNLTLGDSGTGTGALTVDASSTMFGGGANAGVLASAAGQLVNVANAGRIDLTNGPASAADTFTIAGNYVGNGGSLFLHTQLGDDSSPSDKLAISGGEASGTTGLGIVNLGGAGAATLQDGILVVEALNGGSTASGAFALNSAVAAGAFEYFLFKGGVSEGTSDNWYLRSTLVTLSEPAPAPPPQDPPTPSTPTPPEPPAPPPPPLEPPPPPTPGNPDPPAPPPPDPPPPPPPTPPTPVAPPPSTPAPLPVPNATPPTPGASAATGAVIPLYRIEAPTYAVVPPAIHELGLASLGTFHERQGEQPLLQGEGAFRSAWARAIGQDSQVSWAGTVSPTFDGTLWGMQIGADVFARESDSGHRDHFGLFVGRTRMDGDVRGFALGWNNLTVGEVEFDDTHAGVYWTHIAPSGAYLDGVVLGSRFDGDATSDRAIGVDIDGDGTMFSLEGGYPFAVSEYWSLEPQGQVIWQQLSFDDQRDRFSSIAFDAEDAVTARVGLRLVGKREDSRLHPYVKANFWHGFGGTDSVRFGTDLIASEQEYSAFEFGAGLVFQYSDKASFYAVGDYAIDTGDEERRTFEGNLGVRISW, from the coding sequence ATGCACCATTTCAAGCGCCGCGCGCTGTCTGTCCATATCGATTCCCTGCTGAAGTCCGGCTGCCTCATCGGCGGCCTTGCCTTATCGGCGCCTGCGCCGGTTTACGCCGGTTGCGATAATCCTGCGCCCGGAAGCGGACAGACCACGACCTGCGGCACTGCGGCGCCCAATCCGGATCCGGTGCCCGTCGTCGCAGCGCCCGGCAGCACCGGCGTGGCGGTCAATGTGCTCGCCGGCGCTGGCATCGGTGTCGCCAATGCCAGCGGCGTCGTCATCCGCGATCAAAGCCGGGTCGACAACGCCGGCAACATTTCGGTGACGGCCGGCGCGTTCGCTGCGATCGCTTCCACAGGCGCGGGCAACACGATCGATAACGCCGCGGGTGCGACGATTTTCAGCCAGGCAGGTCCCGGCATCGTCATGCAGAACGGCGGCACCGTGATCAACGACGGCGCGATCGCTTCCCAAACCGGTACCGGCATCGTTTTCGGCGGCACCGCGGCGGGCGTGCTGATCAACCGCGGCACGATCGGCGGGGCGACGACGGGCGTAGCGTTCGGCGCTGGCAACGATCGCCTCGAAATGCTCGGCGGCTCGATCGCGGGCGCGGTCACGCAGGGCGACGGCACCGATACGCTATTGCTCAACGTCGGCACCATCGGTTCGGTCGACCAGGGTCTGGGCGCGGACAGCGCGCAGGTCGACGGCGGCACTGTGACCGGCAACCTCCAGCAAGGCAGCGGCACCGACGATTTCGTCATGGCCGGCGGCCAGATCGGTTCGCTGTCGCAGGGCGACAACATCGATAATTTCAACATGACCGGCGGCCGCATCGTCGGTTTCTTCGAGGACGGCGACATCGCGCACATGAGCGATGGGCGCATCGGCCGCGTCGACATGAAGCTGGACAACAATCTGTTCGACATGTCCGGCGGCACCATCGATGGCAATCTGGTCACCGGCTTCGGCAACGACACCATCATCCTGTCCGACGGTTTCATCGGCGGCAACATCAGCGTCAGCGGCGGCCAGGACCGGGTCACCGTCACCGGCGGCACCGTGGGCGGCGAAGTGCGCGTCAGCACCGGCAACGACATCTTCACTTGGGACGGCGGCGGCATCATCTACGGCGCGATCGACTTGGGCGACGGCACCGATACGGCCGCCTTGAGCGATCTCACCGCCGCGAACATGGGCGCCGTCCCGCTGCTCAATGGCGGGCTGGGCGCCGACGCACTGACCTTCGACAACGTCACCAGCAGCGGCGCCTCGCGTTTCCAGAATTGGGAAAACGTAGTCCTCGGCAACGACACCGAGCTGACCTTCGACGGCAATCTGACGCTGGGCGACAGCGGCACGGGCACCGGCGCTTTGACGGTCGACGCGAGCAGCACGATGTTCGGCGGCGGAGCGAATGCCGGCGTGCTGGCGTCGGCGGCAGGGCAACTGGTCAACGTCGCCAACGCCGGCCGCATCGATCTGACCAACGGGCCGGCGAGCGCTGCCGATACGTTCACCATCGCCGGCAATTACGTCGGCAACGGCGGTTCGCTGTTCCTGCACACGCAGTTGGGCGACGACAGTTCGCCTTCCGACAAGCTCGCGATTTCCGGCGGCGAGGCCAGCGGCACCACCGGCCTGGGCATCGTCAATCTCGGCGGCGCCGGCGCGGCGACACTTCAGGACGGCATCCTGGTGGTGGAAGCCTTGAATGGCGGCTCCACGGCGAGCGGCGCGTTCGCGCTCAATAGCGCAGTTGCTGCCGGCGCGTTCGAGTACTTCCTGTTCAAGGGCGGTGTAAGCGAGGGCACCAGCGATAACTGGTATTTGCGCTCCACCTTGGTCACGTTGTCGGAACCGGCACCAGCGCCTCCCCCGCAAGATCCGCCGACGCCATCGACGCCGACGCCGCCAGAGCCGCCGGCGCCGCCGCCACCGCCGCTGGAGCCGCCACCGCCGCCTACGCCGGGCAATCCCGATCCGCCGGCGCCCCCGCCGCCAGATCCGCCGCCACCGCCGCCGCCCACGCCGCCCACTCCTGTGGCGCCGCCGCCGAGTACGCCCGCGCCGCTCCCGGTGCCGAACGCAACGCCGCCGACACCGGGCGCCAGCGCGGCCACCGGTGCGGTGATTCCGCTGTATCGCATCGAAGCGCCGACTTATGCCGTGGTGCCGCCCGCCATCCATGAGTTGGGCCTTGCGAGCCTGGGCACTTTCCACGAGCGCCAGGGCGAACAGCCGCTGCTGCAAGGCGAAGGCGCCTTCCGCTCGGCCTGGGCGCGCGCCATCGGCCAGGACAGCCAGGTGAGCTGGGCGGGCACGGTCAGCCCGACCTTCGACGGCACGCTGTGGGGCATGCAGATCGGCGCGGACGTGTTCGCGCGCGAATCCGATAGCGGCCACCGCGATCATTTCGGCCTGTTCGTCGGCCGCACGCGCATGGACGGCGACGTGCGCGGCTTCGCGTTGGGTTGGAACAACCTCACCGTCGGCGAGGTCGAGTTCGACGACACGCACGCGGGCGTGTACTGGACGCATATCGCGCCCAGCGGCGCCTACCTGGATGGCGTCGTGCTCGGCAGCCGCTTCGACGGCGATGCGACGTCGGATCGGGCGATCGGGGTGGATATCGACGGCGACGGCACGATGTTCTCGCTCGAGGGCGGCTATCCGTTCGCGGTGAGCGAATACTGGTCGCTGGAACCGCAGGGCCAAGTGATCTGGCAGCAGCTTTCTTTCGACGACCAGCGCGACCGTTTTTCGTCCATCGCCTTCGATGCCGAGGACGCGGTCACGGCGCGGGTCGGCCTGCGCCTGGTCGGCAAGCGCGAGGATTCTCGGCTGCATCCCTACGTCAAGGCCAATTTCTGGCACGGTTTCGGCGGCACCGACAGTGTCCGCTTCGGTACCGACCTGATCGCCAGCGAACAGGAGTACAGCGCTTTCGAATTCGGCGCGGGCTTGGTCTTCCAATACAGCGACAAGGCCAGTTTCTACGCCGTCGGCGATTACGCCATCGATACCGGCGACGAGGAGCGCAGGACCTTCGAAGGCAATCTCGGCGTGCGGATCAGCTGGTGA
- a CDS encoding DUF6164 family protein — translation MSKLLMNLRHVPEDEADDVRAMLDAHKIGFYETRPSRWGISSGGIWIADAAEFPQAKRLMAEYQAKRQAQARAEYEAAKRDGTAETFWTVARAQPLRVLLTFLAILFLLGLVALPVVLLSR, via the coding sequence ATGTCCAAGCTACTGATGAACCTGCGCCACGTGCCCGAAGACGAGGCAGACGATGTGCGCGCGATGCTCGATGCGCACAAGATCGGTTTCTACGAAACCCGGCCCAGCCGCTGGGGCATCTCTTCCGGCGGCATTTGGATCGCGGACGCCGCCGAATTTCCGCAAGCCAAGCGATTGATGGCCGAGTATCAGGCGAAACGCCAGGCGCAGGCACGCGCGGAATACGAAGCGGCCAAGCGCGACGGCACCGCCGAGACTTTCTGGACGGTCGCCCGCGCGCAGCCGCTGCGCGTGCTGCTGACTTTCTTGGCCATCCTGTTTCTATTGGGGCTGGTCGCGCTGCCGGTTGTCCTCCTTTCTCGCTGA
- a CDS encoding bifunctional helix-turn-helix transcriptional regulator/GNAT family N-acetyltransferase yields the protein MSAVSKEEVAALREFNRIYTRRLGVLNEGLLDSPFSLAEVRLMYELYANGPAMPSELAERLDMDRGYLSRLLARIEDQRLLKSQASQADRRSRTISLTRKGRSTFAKLDVKSQAQAAELIAPMDGRGRRRLMSALREMRRALGDDGVSPGPIVLRGHRPGDIGLVTQRHGELYAREYGWDERFEALVAGILSRYIAQFDPARERCWIAERDGEFLGCVFLMHKGADTAQLRMLLVEPSARGIGLGRTLVEQCVGFARRCGYKKIVLWTNSRLDAARHIYAAQGFRLVREEPHEAFGDGSMGQYWELEF from the coding sequence ATGTCCGCCGTCAGCAAGGAAGAAGTCGCCGCGCTGCGCGAATTCAACCGTATCTATACCCGCCGCCTGGGGGTGTTGAACGAAGGGCTGCTGGACAGCCCGTTCTCGCTTGCCGAAGTCCGCCTCATGTACGAGCTGTACGCGAACGGGCCGGCGATGCCGTCGGAACTGGCCGAGCGGTTGGATATGGACCGCGGCTACTTGAGCCGCCTGCTGGCGCGCATCGAGGATCAGCGTCTGCTGAAGTCGCAGGCTTCGCAGGCCGACCGGCGCAGCCGCACCATCAGCCTTACCCGCAAGGGCCGCAGCACCTTCGCCAAGCTGGACGTCAAATCGCAAGCGCAGGCGGCAGAACTGATCGCGCCGATGGATGGCCGCGGGCGCCGCCGGCTGATGTCCGCCTTGCGGGAGATGCGCCGCGCGCTGGGCGACGATGGCGTCTCGCCAGGCCCGATCGTGCTGCGCGGCCACCGCCCTGGCGACATCGGACTGGTCACCCAGCGCCACGGCGAACTGTACGCGCGCGAATACGGCTGGGACGAACGCTTCGAAGCGCTCGTCGCCGGCATCCTGTCGCGCTACATCGCGCAATTCGATCCGGCGCGCGAACGCTGCTGGATCGCCGAACGCGACGGCGAATTCCTCGGCTGCGTCTTCCTGATGCACAAGGGCGCCGACACCGCGCAACTGCGCATGCTGCTGGTGGAGCCGTCGGCGCGCGGCATCGGGCTCGGCCGGACGCTGGTGGAGCAATGCGTCGGTTTCGCGCGACGCTGCGGCTACAAGAAGATCGTGCTGTGGACCAACAGCCGGCTGGACGCCGCCCGCCATATCTATGCCGCGCAGGGTTTTCGGCTGGTGCGCGAAGAGCCGCACGAGGCATTCGGCGATGGGTCGATGGGCCAGTATTGGGAGTTGGAATTCTGA
- a CDS encoding glycosyltransferase produces MDILMLSDVYFPRVNGVSSSIRTYARALVAMGHRVTLVAPDYGPDSGQAQHDGDFEVIRLPARVIFFDPEDRLMKQSALRAVLPQLAERRWDAIHIHTPFRAHKFGVRLARRTGRPTVETYHTYFEEYVAHYLPWLPPSLTRMVARRASRKLCGEVDHLIVPSQQMVEVLQRYGVDTPTTVLPTGLALEEFARGDGVRFRADHGIAPAQPTLVTVSRLALEKNIGFLLQVARKLVAEFPDLLFIVAGEGPDAERLKKLAATLGLQNNLRFFGNLDRRTTLLDCYRAGDVFVFASPTETQGLVLIEAMALGVPIVSTAVMGTATVLRDARSAVVSGEDVDEFAGHVGALLRSPERRAALSAWGPTDAQAWSAEGLMRKAAVLYEDLAKGAPVGAALVASS; encoded by the coding sequence ATGGACATCCTCATGCTGTCGGACGTGTACTTCCCACGGGTCAACGGCGTGTCGTCGTCGATCCGCACCTACGCCCGCGCGCTGGTGGCGATGGGCCACCGGGTCACGCTGGTCGCGCCGGACTACGGGCCCGACAGCGGCCAGGCGCAGCACGACGGCGATTTCGAGGTGATCCGGCTGCCGGCGCGGGTGATCTTCTTCGATCCGGAGGACCGGCTGATGAAACAGTCGGCCTTGCGCGCGGTATTGCCGCAGCTCGCCGAGCGCCGTTGGGATGCGATCCACATCCATACGCCGTTCCGTGCCCACAAGTTCGGCGTCCGCCTGGCGCGGCGCACCGGCCGGCCGACGGTGGAGACCTATCACACCTATTTCGAAGAATACGTGGCGCATTACCTGCCGTGGCTGCCGCCGTCGCTGACGCGGATGGTCGCGCGCCGCGCGTCGCGCAAGCTGTGCGGCGAAGTCGACCACCTGATCGTGCCGAGCCAGCAGATGGTCGAAGTCCTGCAGCGTTACGGCGTGGATACGCCGACGACCGTGCTGCCGACCGGGCTGGCGCTGGAGGAGTTCGCGCGCGGCGACGGCGTGCGCTTCCGCGCCGATCACGGCATCGCGCCGGCGCAGCCGACCCTGGTCACGGTGAGCCGGCTCGCGCTGGAAAAGAACATCGGCTTCCTGCTGCAAGTGGCGCGCAAGCTGGTCGCCGAATTCCCCGACCTGCTGTTCATCGTCGCCGGCGAAGGGCCGGACGCCGAACGCCTGAAGAAGCTCGCCGCGACGCTGGGCCTGCAAAACAACCTCCGCTTCTTCGGCAACCTGGATCGCCGCACCACATTGCTGGACTGCTACCGGGCCGGCGACGTGTTCGTGTTCGCATCGCCGACCGAAACCCAGGGCCTGGTGCTGATCGAAGCGATGGCGCTGGGCGTGCCGATCGTGTCGACCGCCGTGATGGGCACCGCGACGGTGCTGCGCGACGCCCGCAGCGCGGTGGTCAGCGGCGAGGACGTGGACGAATTCGCAGGCCATGTCGGCGCATTGCTGCGCTCGCCGGAGCGCCGTGCGGCGCTGTCGGCTTGGGGACCGACGGACGCCCAGGCCTGGAGCGCGGAAGGCCTGATGCGCAAGGCCGCCGTTCTGTACGAGGATCTGGCTAAGGGAGCTCCTGTAGGAGCGGCTTTAGTCGCGAGCTCTTGA
- a CDS encoding DUF1993 domain-containing protein — protein MSISMHAASVPVFKQFLTSLDALLAKAEQHAAERKIDPGALLQARLFPDMFPLLRQVQIACDFAKSVPARLAGTDVPVDDDTEQDFGQLRARIAKTLAFVDSLAAEAFEGAERREIVLRPGTPKERKLDGRTYLLHYGLPQFFFHVATAYDLLRHNGIEIGKKDYMGAY, from the coding sequence ATGTCGATCTCGATGCACGCCGCTTCCGTTCCCGTCTTCAAGCAGTTCCTCACCAGCCTCGATGCCTTGCTCGCCAAGGCCGAACAGCACGCCGCCGAGCGCAAGATCGATCCGGGCGCGCTGCTGCAGGCGCGGCTGTTCCCCGACATGTTCCCGCTGCTGCGCCAGGTGCAGATCGCCTGCGATTTCGCCAAAAGCGTGCCGGCGAGGCTGGCCGGCACGGACGTGCCCGTGGACGACGACACCGAGCAGGATTTCGGCCAGCTCCGCGCCCGCATCGCCAAGACGCTGGCTTTCGTCGACAGTCTTGCGGCGGAAGCGTTCGAGGGTGCCGAACGCCGCGAGATCGTGCTGCGTCCGGGCACACCGAAAGAGCGCAAACTCGACGGCCGCACCTATCTGCTGCATTACGGACTGCCGCAATTCTTCTTCCATGTGGCGACCGCCTACGATTTGCTGCGCCATAACGGCATAGAAATCGGTAAGAAGGACTACATGGGCGCCTACTGA
- a CDS encoding DUF998 domain-containing protein: protein MGRIDAPQHAPQVRWLATAALAGLSVFALVCVAVQFLRPDMDWRHAPMSFYLLGPHGVWLQAAYFALGCALLLLAAGYYRALHPQARSAAPGLLFAMAAMGLFVTAIADSNLPQRAPTLQGWLHGVAAQTAFLCVTTAMLLQSWRLRADPRWRSRFARAFLLAAAAFAAVWVLALWREAPRGLAQKGAIALIVAWLALAAAWLRSRTGGRGTFLPPPPP, encoded by the coding sequence GTGGGACGAATCGACGCCCCCCAGCACGCGCCGCAGGTGCGATGGCTCGCGACCGCGGCGCTGGCCGGCCTGTCCGTCTTTGCGTTGGTCTGCGTGGCCGTTCAGTTCCTGCGTCCGGATATGGACTGGCGCCATGCGCCGATGAGCTTCTATCTGCTCGGCCCTCATGGCGTGTGGTTGCAGGCCGCCTATTTCGCGCTCGGCTGCGCATTGCTGCTGTTGGCCGCCGGCTATTACCGCGCGCTGCATCCGCAGGCGCGCAGCGCGGCGCCCGGGCTGCTGTTCGCGATGGCGGCGATGGGCTTGTTCGTGACCGCCATCGCCGACAGCAATCTGCCGCAGCGCGCGCCGACGCTGCAGGGCTGGTTGCACGGCGTCGCCGCGCAGACCGCCTTCCTGTGCGTGACCACGGCGATGTTGCTGCAGTCGTGGCGGCTGCGCGCGGATCCGCGCTGGCGTTCGCGCTTCGCGCGGGCTTTCCTGCTGGCGGCCGCTGCCTTCGCGGCGGTTTGGGTGCTGGCGCTGTGGCGCGAGGCGCCGCGCGGGCTGGCGCAGAAGGGCGCGATTGCGCTGATCGTGGCATGGCTGGCCCTGGCCGCGGCGTGGCTGCGGTCCCGCACGGGCGGGCGGGGTACTTTTTTGCCGCCGCCGCCGCCATAA